The Cygnus olor isolate bCygOlo1 chromosome 18, bCygOlo1.pri.v2, whole genome shotgun sequence genome includes a window with the following:
- the BAHCC1 gene encoding BAH and coiled-coil domain-containing protein 1 isoform X3 codes for MDGRDFAPPPRLLAERGGLGHRHGAGRVSGSAHSTVQPPGHFQPAKFFPAPISMATHSAGSGLMGSAPASSFMGSFLSSSLGSGAPSHPSGPAASPPEPAFRGPHSGTSQIWFSHSHEAPGYPRFSGSLASTFLPMSHLDHHGNSNVLYSQHRFYESQKDNFYLRNLPAQPALLSAGHGFPGIARAAPGPPAGSCSRERDAGPLPKTPKDYDRFLAAKEKASKADGKERPPEDDAKERHRAVLPVPPEGHCKEGLPPRAAGDGRPKHLASCLLGAKGLEGEGGRAALPSCAGSALPRAGRCAKEPCRGEREPGAPEAPPPYGECLERRQMLHHAVSYAVPTGPAPLGAAAAAAAGSFPCLQLHAGPDVLCPLPDKAGRELKLSGATFVPSVGHLADKSRSFQVAAESCGLERAEGKERHGEVGAEPPAAYGTSFHHHAKAEGKAERRLEWGGPGARLKGLEYLGGGGAAEGPPFAGLGPPPKGGLEKGYFEVPPAPDCSRAPHADPLGAKVGPSCCTLEKGPKEPPGQTPQKVARIRHQQHGGPEAEAAGGGPEGKRKALELNSLGYNGPPLPPWGVQGQGPPMAMAEERKGSYLDPFSTSLQQAALMTQGSVLSQDMPTPPDEVSAMKNLLKYSNQALIVGQKAPFVGLGGIKGSCAHQDAKFPPGKGQPELERPDCARSREHELGHGEGEVRQPPVGIAVAVARQKDTLSRPEPSYGSGSGRQGRAAAGIKAGTARPMHVIDLEAEEERGRLCEERLGLPGRELLLQDNKELVEFARMHPSGGCPGDLTPHLMIAGGSSLPAGQLGGDPAAHAHPAHTHWLPRTRSPSIWMGGHSYGIGHPALHQNLPPAFPASMPSTMQPVFPLSQEPPAQLVILPTEPPAHGTPHTLADVMDQASLWPPMYPGRGPGAHLQHTGQLPVYSRSQFLRQQELYALQQQRAAQALEIQRQAHVQRKPEEQPLELEDVCPEKPLKPSHKAVALNPPAKGMSSAAPGPPKLSPCCHSPALRHPAKCPVALPAAPCTLPVCPAASSAVAPRSPADSPVPVQSKGSDGEDKRGEGQPPRDYPKSLEPDLPPGYSYPAANMGFSEAHSAEPADPDTMHAGSPPAEPEQSRTFSPTEDVLREPGPVREPPAGGAAAEGPGALLHRHHLLLAPGPAPAAVATEEPFGVRREAAPAVLEQSSVEQQRPVPAVGSSPLVPPGGEEEEEEEEEEEEGNSEGSGPEGSCDEEEGDGSSHAPSGRQGCPGGLEALIAAGIDLGELPALGSPEEPPPAPPSPAPCAVGLPGIALLSELADLELRRRRCDLALEGEDEDLLAFNLQNLATVAAAWSLVEAASREGSPPALSPLPTSPPPRARVPRRKYTWTPKTKAVCPLKAAIEQLNTQEVEVRMRLAELQRRYKEKQRELVKLQRRHDHERDESSRSPARRGPGRPRKRKHSSTLGRAESRKVKAVKSSLSLLCAGLRAEPQPKKKRSKLAQEAYGGIKGPPPVAHKVSQLKQKVKSKGLPAGISPFRRKDPNPGGRIQKKLSRAKSSKGGAAKYQPQDPDPRELPSFKDGHDEDSDSEDGDDEPGLALLPSVPVAVLGPSPSSVVKMEANEKAKKKKERQGLLGPCRLGSPEGEVKIKRRPVKPGAGKLEKVPARRKAGTCEDGGKKKLKAKPKESLRAPAPSGPSAPAPTNSLFGGADPRHFGARDDGARLASERLKKATRKSKVLQSALRRKNGALSLALSPRSAKTILSKGKKLAKVKSKVATKQCKGRAVSKLLESFTVEDDFDFDDNSSFSEEEEDGGGCAGGRRSPLPHTCAIQKEDLRDGLHILIPKEDSLLYAGSVRTIQPPDIYSIIIEGERGNRQRIYSQEQLLQEAVLDVRPQSRRSLPPGTRVCAYWSQKSRCLYPGNVVRGSSSDEEEDDPEAVMVEFDDGDTGHIAVSNIRLLPPDFKIQCTEPSPALLVSSSCRRTKRSCGDVPPPGELPPSLCPDRHDGPETPKNSGKKAAGKEKSGKAAEVLSGGKAPVLSDPFVGRRGGPLLSWSAVAQTKRKAASKGTAVLQNLFQVNGSAKKLRAKEALFPVHHHVAAPVFGNGFGADSFSRIASSYASFGAGAGLVLPAAQKLLRSKKAERLEAEVGKGGRRKAGSEYLVKLDHEGVTSPKNKNCKALLLGEKDFGAKLERPLASHGYAHAALAGKDRKGRAPVHQLPMGLALRKYSGQAEFTLNCDSDCHSSYSDMDEDEEAGGLGADVPSRFMTRLSVSSSSSGSSTSSSSGSISTSSLCSSDNEDSSYSSEDEDSTLLLQTCLSHPVPALLAQPEALRSKSSAPQRCFLTKAAAAGPKAKLKRKEALSFSKAKEFSRRQRLPSVENRPKISAFLPARQLWRWSGNPTQRRGMKGKARKLFYKAIVRGKETLRIGDCAVFLSAGRPNLPYIGRIESMWESWGSNMVVKVKWFYHPEETKLGKRQSDGKNALYQSCHEDENDVQTISHKCQVVGREHYEQMTRSRKYQDRQDLYYLAGTYDPTTGRLVTADGVPILC; via the exons CAGGGAGCGGACTGATGGGGAGCGCGCCCGCCTCGTCCTTCATGGGGAGcttcctgagcagcagcctgggctcGGGGGCCCCCAGCCACCCCTCGGGCCCCGCCGCGTCCCCCCCGGAGCCGGCTTTCCGCGGGCCTCACTCCGGCACCTCCCAGATCTGGTTCTCGCACTCCCACGAAG ccccggggtaCCCCCGCTTCTCCGGGAGCCTGGCGTCCACCTTCCTGCCCATGAGCCACCTGGATCATCACGGGAACAGCAACGTCCTCTACAGCCAGCACCGCTTCTACGAGAGCCAGAAAG ATAACTTCTACCTGCGCAACCTGCCCGCCCAGCCCGCCCTGCTCTCCGCCGGCCACGGCTTCCCCGGCATcgcccgcgccgcccccgggccccccgccggctcctgcagccgggAGCGCGATGCCGGGCCCCTGCCCAAGACCCCCAAGGACTACGACCGCTTCCTGGCGGCCAAGGAGAAGGCGAGCAAGGCGGACGGCAAGGAGCGGCCGCCGGAGGACGACGCCAAGGAGAGGCACCGGGCGGTGCTGCCGGTGCCGCCCGAGGGGCACTGCAAGGAGGGGCTCCCCCCCCGGGCGGCGGGCGACGGCCGCCCCAAGCACCTcgcctcctgcctgctgggcgCCAAGGGGCTGGAGGGCGAAGGCGGCCGCGCCGCGCTGCCCAGCTGTGCCGGCAGCGCCCTGCCCCGCGCCGGCCGCTGCGCCAAGGAGCCGTGCCGCGGCGAGAGGGAGCCGGGAGCCCCCGAGGCTCCGCCGCCCTACGGCGAGTGCCTGGAGCGGCGGCAGATGCTGCACCACGCCGTCTCCTACGCCGTGCCCAccgggccggccccgctcggtgccgccgccgccgccgccgccggctccttcccctgcctgcagctgcacgCCGGCCCCGACGTGCTGTGCCCGCTGCCGGACAAAGCCGGGAGGGAGCTGAAGCTGAGCGGGGCCACGTTCGTGCCTTCGGTGGGACACCTGGCGGACAAGAGCCGCTCCTTCCAGGTGGCGGCCGAGAGCTGCGGGCTGGAGCGCGCCGAGGGCAAGGAGCGGCACGGCGAGGTGGGCGCCGAGCCCCCGGCCGCCTACGGCACCTCCTTCCACCACCACGCCAAGGCGGAGGGCAAGGCGGAGCGGCGGCTCGAGTggggcggccccggcgcccGGCTGAAGGGGCTGGAGTAcctggggggcggcggggcggccgaGGGGCCCCCCTTCGCCGGCCTCGGCCCCCCGCCCAAGGGCGGCCTGGAGAAGGGCTATTTCGAGGTGCCGCCGGCCCCGGACTGCTCCCGCGCCCCGCACGCCGACCCGCTGGGCGCCAAGGTGGGCCCGTCCTGCTGCACTTTAGAGAAGGGCCCCAAGGAGCCCCCCGGGCAGACCCCGCAGAAGGTGGCGCGGATCCGGCACCAGCAGCACGGCGGCCCCGAGGCGgaggcggccggcggcggccccgaGGGCAAGCGGAAGGCCCTGGAGCTGAACTCCCTGGGCTACAACgggccccccctgcccccctgGGGCGTGCAGGGCCAGGGCCCCCCCATGGCCATGGCGGAGGAGAGGAAGGGCTCCTACCTGGACCCCTTCAGCACGAGTCTGCAGCAGGCTGCGTTGATGACTCAGGGCTCGGTGCTGAGCCAGGACATGCCGACCCCCCCGGACGAGGTCTCGGCCATGAAGAACCTTCTCAAGTACAGCAACCAAGCACTTATCGTGGGCCAGAAGGCTCCCTTCGTGGGGCTGGGCGGCATCAAGGGCAGCTGCGCCCACCAGGACGCCAAATTCCCCCCGGGCAAGGGGCAGCCGGAGCTGGAGCGGCCGGATTGCGCCCGCAGCCGGGAGCACGAGCTGGGCCACGGCGAGGGCGAGGTGCGGCAGCCCCCCGTGGGCATCGCCGTGGCCGTGGCGCGGCAGAAGGACACGCTCAGCCGCCCCGAGCCCTCCTACGGCAGCGGCTCCGGCCGGCAGGGCCGGGCGGCCGCCGGCATCAAAG CCGGCACGGCGCGGCCCATGCACGTCATCGacctggaggcagaggaggagcggggccggcTCTGCGAGGAGCGCCTGGGGCTGCCGGGGCGAGAGCTCCTTCTCCA GGACAACAAGGAGCTGGTGGAGTTCGCGCGGATGCACCCCTCGGGGGGGTGCCCCGGGGACCTCACCCCCCACCTGATGATCGCGGGGGGCTCGTCGCTGCCGGCGGGCCAGCTCGGGGGGGACCCGGCCGCCCACGCGCACCCGGCGCACACGCACTGGCTGCCCCGCACCCGCAGCCCCTCCATCTGGATGGGGGGACACTCCTACG gcaTCGGCCACCCCGCGCTGCACCAGAACCTGCCGCCCGCCTTCCCCGCCTCCATGCCCAGCACCATGCAGCCCGtcttccccctctcccaggAGCCCCCCGCCCAGCTCGTCATCCTGCCCACCGAGCCCCCCGCCCACGGCACCCCCCACACGCTgg CCGACGTGATGGACCAGGCGTCGCTGTGGCCCCCCATGTACCCGGGCCGGGGTCCCGGCGCCCACCTGCAGCACACGGGGCAGCTGCCCGTGTACTCGCGCTCGCAGTTCCTGCGGCAGCAGGAGCTCTacgccctgcagcagcagcgggcGGCACAGGCCCTCGAGATCCAGCGGCAGGCGCACGTCCAG CGCAAGCCGGAGGAGCAGCCCCTGGAGCTGGAGGACGTGTGTCCCGAGAAGCCCCTCAAGCCCTCCCACAAAGCAGTTGCCTTAAACCCCCCGGCCAAGGGCATGTCCTCGGCGGCCCCTGGGCCCCCCAAGCTGTCCCCTTGCTGCCACTCCCCGGCCCTGCGGCACCCGGCCAAGTGCCCCGTGGCGCTCCCCGCGGCCCCCTGCACTTTACCCGTCTGCCCCGCCGCCAGCTCCGCCGTGGCCCCTCGCTCCCCGGCCGacagccccgtccccgtccAGAGCAAGGGCAGCGACGGCGAGGACAAGCGCGGGGAGGGACAGCCGCCCCGCGACTACCCCAAGTCCCTGGAGCCAG ACCTGCCCCCGGGCTACAGCTACCCCGCGGCCAACATGGGCTTCTCGGAGGCGCACTCGGCCGAGCCGGCCGACCCCGACACGATGCACGCGGGCTCCCCGCCGGCCGAGCCCGAGCAGTCGCGGACCTTCAGCCCCACCGAGGATGTGCTGAGGGAGCCCGGCCCCGTGCGGGAGCCgccggccgggggggctgcagccgaGGGTCCCGGCGCCTTGCTGCAccgccaccacctcctcctcgccccggggccggccccggccgcggTGGCCACCGAGGAGCCTTTCGGGGTGCGCCGGGAGGCGGCTCCggcagtgctggagcagagctcgGTGGAGCAGCAGCGCCCGGTGCCCGCGGTGGGCTCCTCACCGCTGGTCCCCCCtggcggcgaggaggaggaggaggaggaagaggaggaggaggagggcaacAGCGAAGGCTCAGGGCCGGAGGGCAGCTGCGACGAGGAGGAGGGCGATGGCTCCAGCCACGCGCCCAGCGGGCGGCAGGGCTGCCCGGGCGGGCTGGAGGCGCTCATCGCCGCCGGCATCGACCTGGGGGAGCTGCCGGCGCTGGGGTCCCCCgaggagccccccccggcccccccctcgCCCGCCCCCTGCGCCGTGGGGCTGCCCGGCATCGCGCTGCTCAGCGAGCTGGCCGACCTGGAGCTCCGCCGGCGCCGCTGCGACCTGGCCCTGGAAG GGGAGGACGAGGACCTGCTGGCCTTCAACCTGCAGAACCTGGCCACGGTGGCGGCCGCTTGGTCGCTGGTGGAGGCGGCCAGCCGGGAGGGCAGCCCGCCGGCgctcagccccctgcccacctcgCCACCGCCCCGCGCCCGCGTGCCCCGCCGCAAGTACACCTGGACGCCCAAAACCAAGGCC GTGTGCCCCCTGAAGGCGGCCATCGAGCAGCTCAACACGCAGGAGGTGGAGGTGCGGATGCGGCTGGCCGAGCTGCAGCGGCGCTACAAGGAGAAGCAGCGCGAGCTGGTGAAGCTGCAGAGGCGGCACGACCACGA GCGCGACGAGAGCTCGCGGAgcccggcgcggcgcgggcCGGGGCGGCCGAGGAAGCGCAAGCACTCCAGCACGCTGGGCAGGGCCGAGAGCCGCAAGGTCAA GGCGGTGAAGagcagcctgtccctgctgtgcGCCGGGCTGCGCGCCGAGCCCCAGCCCAAGAAGAAGCGGAGCAAGCTGGCCCAGGAGGCGTACGGAGGCATCAAGGGCCCCCCCCCG GTGGCCCACAAGGTGTCgcagctgaagcagaaggtGAAGAGCAAGGGGCTGCCCGCCGGCATCAGCCCCTTCCGACGGAAAGACCCCAACCCCGGGGGCCGCATCCAGAAGAAGCTGTCCCGCGCCAAGAGCTCCAAGGGCGGCGCCGCCAAGTACCAGCCGCAGGACCCCGACCCCCGCGAGCTGCCCAGCTTCAAAG ACGGGCACGACGAGGACTCGGACAGCGAGGACGGTGACGACGAGCCGGGCTTGGCCCTGCTGCCCTCGGTGCCCGTGGCCGTGCTGGGACCCTCGCCGTCCTCCGTGGTGAAGATGGAGGCCAACGAGAAGgcgaagaagaagaaggaaaggcagGGGCTGCTCG gTCCCTGCCGCCTTGGCAGCCCCGAGGGCGAGGTGAAGATCAAGCGGCGGCCGGTGAAGCCGGGAGCCGGCAAGCTGGAGAAGGTGCCGGCGCGGAGGAAGGCGGGCACCTGCGAGGACGGCGGCAAGAAGAAGCTGAAGGCGAAGCCCAAGGAGAGCCTCAGGGCGCCGGCCCCGAGCGGCCCCAGCGCCCCGGCCCCCACCAACAGCCTCTTCGGGGGCGCCGACCCCCGGCACTTCGGGGCGCGGGACGACGGCGCCCGCCTGGCCAGCGAGCGGCTCAAGAAGGCGACGCGCAAGAGCAAGGTGCTGCAGTCGGCCCTGAGG CGGAAGAACGGGGCTCTCTCGCTGGCCCTCTCGCCCCGGAGCGCCAAGACCATCCTGAGCAAGGGCAAGAAACTGGCCAAGGTGAAGAGCAAAGTGGCCACCAAGCAG TGCAAGGGCCGGGCGGTCAGCAAGCTGCTGGAGAGCTTCACGGTGGAGGACGACTTCGACTTCGACGACAACAGCAGCTTctcggaggaggaggaggatgggggggGCTGCGCGGGCGGGCGccgctcccccctgccccacacctgCGCCATCCAGAAGGAGGACCTGCGGGACGGGCTGCACATCCTCATCCCCaaggaggacagcctgctctacGCCGGCAGCGTCCGCACCATCCAGCCCCCCGACAt tTACAGCATCATCATCGAGGGCGAGCGGGGGAACCGGCAGCGCATCTACtcgcaggagcagctgctgcaggaggcg GTGCTGGACGTGCGGCCGCAGTCGAGGCGCAGCCTGCCGCCCGGCACCCGCGTCTGCGCCTACTGGAGCCAGAAGTCGCGGTGCCTCTACCCGGGGAACGTGGTGCGAG GCTCCTCCAGCGACGAGGAGGAGGACGACCCCGAGGCGGTGATGGTGGAGTTCGACGACGGGGACACGGGGCACATCGCCGTGTCCAACATCCGCCTGCTGCCGCCCGACTTCAAGATCCAGT GCACGGAGCCGTCCCCGGCGCTTCTGGTCTCCAGCTCGTGCCGGCGGACAAAGCGGTCGTGCGGCGACGTGCCCCCGCCCGGTGAGCTGCCCCCCAGCCTCTGCCCGGACCGGCACGACGGCCCCGAGACCCCCAAGAACTCAGGCAAGAAGGCGGCCGGCAAGGAGAAAAGTG GCAAAGCCGCGGAGGTGCTGTCGGGCGGGAAGGCGCCGGTGCTGAGCGACCCGTTCGtggggcggcgcggcgggccGCTGCTCAGCTGGTCGGCGGTGGCGCAGACGAAGCGGAAGGCGGCGAGCAAGGGGACGGCCGTGCTGCAGAACCTCTTCCAGGTCAACGGCAGCGCCAAGAAGCTGCGGGCCAAAGAGGCGCTCTTCCCCGTGCACCACCACGTCGCCGCGCCCGTCTTCGGCAACGGCTTCGGGGCCGACTCCTTCAGCCGCATCGCCAGCTCCTACGCGTCCttcggggccggggctgggctggtgctGCCGGCTGCCCAGAAACTCCTGCGCTCCAAGAAGGCCGAGCGGCTGGAGGCAGAAGTGGGCAAAGGCGGCCGGAGAAAGGCAGGCAGTGAGTACCTGGTCAAGCTGGACCACGAAGGGGTGACGTCCCCCAAGAACAAGAACTGCAaggccctgctgctgggtgagAAGGACTTTGGGGCCAAGCTGGAGCGGCCCCTGGCCAGCCACGGCTATGCCCACGCGGCCCTGGCGGGCAAGGATAGGAAGGGGCGGGCGCCCGTGCACCAGCTGCCCATGGGGCTGGCGCTGCGGAAGTACTCGGGCCAGGCCGAGTTCACCCTGAACTGCGACAGCGACTGCCACAGCTCCTACTCGGACATGGACGAGGACGAGGAGGCGGGCGGGCTGGGCGCCGACGTGCCCTCGCGCTTTATGACCCGCCTCTCggtttcctcctcttcctcgggctcttccacctcctccagctccgGCTCCATCTCCACGTCCAGCCTCTGCTCCTCCGACAACGAGGACTCCTCCTACAGCTCCGAGGACGAGGACTCCACGCTGCTGCTCCAGACCTGCCTCTCGCACCCGGTGCCGGCGCTGCTGGCGCAGCCGGAGGCCCTGCGCTCCAAGAGCAGCGCGCCGCAGCGCTGCTTCCTCACCaaggccgccgccgccggccccaAGGCCAAGCTCAAGCGCAAGGAGGCCCTCAGCTTCTCCAAAGCCAAAGAGTTCTCCCGGAGGCAGCGCCTGCCCTCGGTGGAAAACCGGCCAAAGATCTCCGCCTTCCTGCCCGCGCGCCAGCTCTGGCGGTGGTCCGGGAACCCCACGCAG CGGCGGGGCATGAAGGGGAAGGCGCGGAAGCTGTTCTACAAGGCCATCGTGCGGGGCAAGGAGACGCTGCGCATCGGGGACTGCGCCGTCTTCCTCTCGGCCGGGCGGCCCAACCTGCCCTACATCGGGCGCATCGAGAGCATGTGGGAGTCGTGGGGCAGCAACATGGTGGTGAAGGTGAAGTGGTTCTACCACCCCGAGGAGACCAAGCTGGGCAAGCGCCAGAGCGACGGCAAG AACGCGCTGTACCAGTCGTGCCACGAGGACGAGAACGACGTGCAGACCATCTCCCACAAGTGCCAGGTGGTGGGCCGGGAGCACTACGAGCAGATGACGCGCAGCAGGAAGTACCAGGACCGCCAGGACCTCTACTACCTGGCGGGCACCTACGACCCCACCACGGGCCGGCTGGTGACCGCCGACGGGGTGCCCATCCTCTGCTGA